The Triticum dicoccoides isolate Atlit2015 ecotype Zavitan chromosome 6A, WEW_v2.0, whole genome shotgun sequence genome has a window encoding:
- the LOC119318026 gene encoding uncharacterized protein LOC119318026 has product MSTRSGKPLLVVIRRSKLSAGGEGRRICTEFKQAMYPFKWRRYMCARCGVLRDEHRASKSKVSAGDEGDHIAGKSKLSTGDEGEHIAGKSKLSAGDGGEHDTDKSKLFAGDKGEHSADKCKLSAEDEGERSANKSKISAREKGERVCTEFKQAKYPFKWRKYMCARCGVHRSEHSVSKAKAKVYDDMENIREELLPPRKRLILRFKRSQALAAAAVAASREKENKEGELEEGEITWSPGSTITKGKRAPRRKP; this is encoded by the coding sequence ATGTCGACAAGAAGTGGCAAGCCGCTCCTCGTCGTGATCCGACGGAGCAAGCTCTCCGCAGGAGGTGAGGGCCGCCGCATCTGCACAGAGTTCAAGCAGGCCATGTACCCCTTCAAGTGGAGAAGGTACATGTGCGCAAGGTGCGGGGTGCTCCGTGATGAGCACAGGGCCTCCAAGAGCAAGGTCTCCGCAGGAGATGAGGGGGACCACATCGCAGGTAAGAGCAAGCTCTCCACAGGAGATGAGGGCGAGCACATAGCTGGCAAGAGCAAGCTCTCCGCAGGAGATGGGGGCGAGCACGACACCGACAAGAGCAAGCTGTTTGCAGGAGATAAGGGCGAGCACAGCGCTGACAAGTGCAAGCTCTCTGCAGAAGATGAGGGTGAGCGCAGCGCCAACAAGAGTAAGATCTCTGCAAGAGAGAAGGGAGAGCGTGTCTGCACCGAGTTCAAGCAGGCCAAGTACCCCTTCAAGTGGAGAAAGTACATGTGTGCCAGGTGCGGGGTGCACCGTAGCGAGCACAGTGTCAGCAAGGCCAAGGCCAAAGTGTACGACGACATGGAGAATATCAGGGAGGAGCTCCTGCCGCCACGCAAGAGGCTCATTCTCAGGTTCAAGCGGTCACAGGCCCTTgccgctgctgctgttgctgcatccagggagaaggagaacaAGGAGGGGGAGCTAGAGGAAGGGGAGATCACCTGGAGCCCCGGCTCGACGATCACCAAGGGAAAGAGAGCCCCAAGGAGAAAGCCCTAG